The Deltaproteobacteria bacterium genome window below encodes:
- a CDS encoding putative DNA modification/repair radical SAM protein, translated as MHLKRKLEILADAAKYDASCASSGSSRKGDKNGLGNTAGMGICHSYTPDGRCVSLLKILLTNFCVFDCTYCINRVSSDVPRARFSVDEVVWLTMEFYRRNYIEGLFLSSGVLRTPDATMEEMIEIARRLREVERFGGYIHLKAVAGASPALHLAAGRYADRLSANIELPSQADLDLLAPAKTHASIEESMAGIEAKITEVKSEKKKSSSRVKAPIFAPGGQSTQMIVGATPSSDALILRTATHLYDQHRLRRVYYSAFSPIPDADPRLPPQAPPLIREHRLYQADWLIRFYGFEAQEITPEDAPNLDLEKDPKLAWALRNRHAFPVDVNKATKAQLLRVPGFGVRNVERIMTLRRHKRITSEDLIKLRVSLRRAQYFIVTADTHAKAMLIDKQEFPALAEKKMRQMTIFEVGATAATGEF; from the coding sequence TTGCATCTCAAACGCAAACTAGAAATCTTGGCCGATGCCGCTAAATACGATGCCTCCTGTGCTAGCAGCGGGTCCTCGCGCAAGGGTGACAAGAATGGTCTAGGTAATACCGCGGGCATGGGTATTTGCCATAGCTATACGCCGGATGGCCGCTGCGTATCGCTGCTGAAGATTCTGCTGACAAATTTTTGCGTCTTTGATTGCACCTACTGCATCAACCGTGTGTCGAGTGATGTGCCGCGCGCACGGTTCTCGGTAGACGAAGTCGTTTGGCTGACGATGGAGTTTTACCGACGCAACTATATCGAGGGGCTGTTCCTTAGTTCTGGGGTACTCCGGACGCCTGATGCGACGATGGAGGAGATGATAGAGATCGCCCGTCGTCTGCGTGAAGTGGAGCGGTTTGGCGGTTATATTCATCTTAAGGCCGTTGCTGGGGCGTCACCTGCATTGCATCTGGCAGCAGGGCGCTATGCCGATCGCCTTAGTGCCAATATCGAACTGCCGTCTCAGGCAGATCTCGATTTGCTCGCACCAGCCAAGACTCATGCCTCCATCGAGGAGTCCATGGCCGGAATTGAGGCTAAGATCACTGAGGTCAAGAGCGAGAAGAAAAAGAGCAGCAGCCGCGTTAAGGCCCCGATTTTTGCTCCTGGGGGACAAAGCACGCAAATGATCGTCGGTGCGACGCCAAGCAGTGATGCTTTGATTCTGCGCACGGCGACGCATCTTTACGACCAGCATCGCTTACGTCGTGTGTACTACTCAGCATTCAGCCCAATCCCCGATGCGGACCCCCGCTTGCCGCCTCAGGCGCCGCCTCTGATCAGAGAGCATAGGCTATATCAAGCTGATTGGTTGATACGGTTTTACGGCTTTGAGGCGCAGGAGATCACGCCCGAGGATGCGCCCAATTTGGACCTGGAGAAGGATCCTAAACTGGCGTGGGCCTTGCGCAATCGGCATGCATTTCCCGTTGATGTTAATAAAGCCACCAAGGCTCAGCTCCTGCGTGTTCCTGGCTTTGGTGTCCGTAACGTTGAGCGCATCATGACGCTTAGGCGGCACAAACGCATCACGAGTGAGGACTTGATCAAACTGCGCGTTTCATTGCGGCGAGCACAATACTTCATCGTTACGGCGGATACGCATGCCAAGGCCATGCTGATAGACAAACAAGAGTTTCCAGCCCTGGCTGAGAAGAAGATGCGGCAGATGACCATCTTCGAGGTGGGAGCCACAGCAGCGACAGGCGAGTTTTAA
- a CDS encoding DUF4130 domain-containing protein, with protein sequence MTTEIVFKPDFVSWRQEARRLLSEGVHPDDVSWVPAGEEQGRLMFAAEAPTEDCDDVHEAKHSEKKGAIARVPRAFMEAAELAAVHREPRRWQVLYRILWRLNHGEPHLLNIEVDDDVMLLTRMAKAVGRDIHKMHAFVRFRKVMGADPEVPDEPVYIAWHCPDHAIFRLAVPFFVRRFRTMTFAILTPDGSAYWDKQHLEYGPGVPEGMAPRLEDELETLWCSYYGAIFNPARIKTKAMKKEMPVRHWRTLPETALIGELLASSEARVAQMLKDQPTSAQPFVPRDASDLGVLKEAATRCSGCKLCERAQSLVFGKGPAHARIVIVGEQPTDLDDRRTEPFSGPERAILESALTAAGVRLDDVYLTHALKHFKHQETNGIRQYKKPEPRDVAACRPWLAAELQLIKPEIIICLGSSAALSVLGRMIRLADERGKQLQSTWSTRTFVTENVAAVLNIKDEDERASAVTRFFTDMNTALASS encoded by the coding sequence ATGACGACTGAGATCGTATTCAAACCTGATTTTGTTAGCTGGCGACAAGAAGCGCGACGTCTTCTTAGTGAGGGAGTGCATCCAGACGATGTCAGCTGGGTGCCTGCAGGTGAGGAGCAAGGTCGTTTGATGTTCGCTGCGGAGGCACCGACTGAGGATTGTGATGATGTACACGAAGCGAAGCATAGCGAAAAGAAAGGCGCTATAGCCAGAGTGCCGCGCGCTTTTATGGAGGCTGCAGAACTAGCAGCTGTGCACCGGGAGCCGCGGCGTTGGCAGGTGCTCTACCGCATCTTATGGCGCCTCAATCACGGTGAGCCCCATCTCCTCAATATCGAAGTCGATGACGATGTCATGCTGCTCACGCGGATGGCCAAGGCAGTTGGACGAGATATCCACAAAATGCACGCATTCGTGCGCTTTCGTAAAGTGATGGGCGCGGATCCCGAGGTTCCTGACGAGCCCGTATACATTGCCTGGCACTGTCCGGATCACGCCATTTTTCGTTTAGCGGTGCCTTTCTTTGTCCGTCGCTTTCGGACGATGACCTTTGCCATCCTGACACCGGACGGATCAGCTTATTGGGATAAGCAGCATCTTGAGTACGGCCCTGGCGTACCTGAGGGTATGGCCCCTCGACTCGAGGACGAGCTTGAGACTCTCTGGTGCAGTTACTACGGCGCCATTTTTAATCCTGCGCGGATTAAGACCAAAGCCATGAAGAAGGAGATGCCGGTCCGGCACTGGCGTACACTGCCGGAGACCGCATTGATTGGTGAACTTTTAGCGTCGAGTGAGGCGCGTGTAGCACAGATGCTTAAAGATCAACCTACATCCGCTCAGCCCTTTGTTCCCAGGGATGCATCTGATCTCGGTGTACTGAAAGAGGCTGCCACTCGCTGTAGCGGCTGCAAGCTGTGCGAGCGAGCGCAGAGTCTTGTTTTTGGCAAAGGTCCTGCGCATGCACGCATAGTGATTGTGGGAGAGCAACCCACTGACTTAGACGATAGACGGACTGAGCCATTCAGTGGACCTGAGCGCGCCATATTGGAGTCGGCGTTAACTGCAGCCGGTGTGCGACTTGACGACGTTTACTTGACTCATGCGTTGAAGCATTTCAAACATCAAGAGACCAACGGAATACGCCAATATAAAAAGCCAGAACCTCGTGACGTTGCCGCATGTCGTCCCTGGTTGGCAGCAGAGCTGCAACTCATTAAGCCTGAGATCATCATTTGTTTGGGGTCTAGTGCAGCTCTCTCCGTCCTTGGCCGCATGATCAGGCTAGCGGACGAACGTGGCAAGCAACTACAGTCAACATGGTCGACACGGACCTTTGTGACGGAAAATGTTGCGGCTGTTTTAAACATTAAGGACGAAGATGAGCGGGCCTCAGCGGTGACACGATTTTTTACCGACATGAACACCGCTTTAGCATCTAGCTGA